A genomic window from Clostridium cylindrosporum DSM 605 includes:
- the jag gene encoding RNA-binding cell elongation regulator Jag/EloR, whose protein sequence is MKTLEFEGKSVEEAIENAIRELSVKKEDIEYEVLQQPSKGFLGFIGVKPAKIIISLKSKSNKAEGKEEAICSNAEKVKAIDYEVLAKKFLRDVLNNMNVMCEIHAEDKGDTLKVNLVGPDMGILIGRRGETLDALQYLLSLVVNKENKDDKYKRVVLDTENYRKKREETLIRLANKLASRVKKSGQSITLEPMNPYERRVIHSALQGNKLISTKSEGEEPFRKVVIELKK, encoded by the coding sequence ATGAAAACTTTAGAATTTGAAGGAAAAAGCGTTGAAGAAGCTATTGAAAATGCTATTAGGGAACTTTCAGTAAAGAAAGAAGACATTGAATATGAAGTTCTTCAACAACCAAGTAAAGGTTTTCTAGGATTTATAGGGGTAAAGCCAGCTAAGATAATAATTTCTCTTAAATCAAAAAGTAATAAAGCCGAAGGTAAAGAAGAGGCTATATGTAGCAATGCGGAGAAAGTTAAGGCTATAGACTATGAGGTACTAGCAAAAAAGTTCCTAAGGGATGTACTTAACAACATGAATGTAATGTGTGAAATTCATGCTGAGGACAAAGGGGACACATTAAAGGTTAACTTAGTAGGCCCAGACATGGGAATACTAATAGGCCGTAGAGGAGAGACATTAGATGCTCTTCAATATCTACTAAGCCTTGTAGTTAACAAAGAAAACAAGGATGATAAATATAAAAGAGTAGTTTTAGACACAGAAAACTACAGAAAGAAGAGAGAAGAAACTCTTATAAGACTTGCTAATAAGCTTGCATCAAGGGTTAAGAAATCAGGTCAAAGCATTACGCTAGAGCCTATGAACCCATATGAAAGAAGAGTTATTCACTCAGCACTTCAAGGAAATAAGCTAATATCAACTAAGAGCGAAGGTGAAGAACCTTTTAGAAAGGTTGTTATAGAGCTTAAAAAATAG
- a CDS encoding CarD family transcriptional regulator — protein MFDQGDYVMYPFHGVCSIDEISEQVIGKVKRNYYILHPIHEANSTIMTPVDNAKVNLRAIISYEEANEVLNSIPNINMTWTVDRNARNNEFSQIIKEVNPNELAKLICLLTAKKSEAKLLGKKFSESDDKVLSSAKKLLFSELSMSLNTNLDVVKSEFSKRINVES, from the coding sequence ATGTTTGATCAAGGCGACTATGTTATGTACCCATTTCATGGGGTATGTAGTATTGATGAAATAAGTGAACAGGTGATAGGGAAAGTTAAAAGGAACTACTATATACTGCATCCAATTCACGAAGCTAATTCAACCATAATGACCCCTGTTGATAATGCTAAAGTAAACCTCAGGGCAATCATATCTTATGAAGAAGCAAATGAAGTGCTTAATTCTATACCAAATATAAATATGACATGGACTGTAGATAGAAATGCAAGAAATAATGAGTTCTCACAGATCATAAAGGAAGTAAATCCTAATGAATTAGCAAAGCTAATTTGCCTTCTTACTGCAAAGAAATCAGAAGCAAAACTTTTAGGTAAGAAATTTTCTGAATCTGATGATAAAGTCCTATCTTCTGCTAAGAAGCTACTTTTCTCAGAATTATCAATGTCATTAAATACAAATTTAGATGTAGTAAAAAGCGAATTTTCTAAAAGAATTAACGTTGAAAGCTAG
- a CDS encoding MarR family winged helix-turn-helix transcriptional regulator, which translates to MNIPIHNIDLIDLISEKHMSLRKLSEDMWNDESSISITNSEWFIISMAYGSQPTIAEVAHSIDISRQATHKCIKTLKSKGIIEIHNVENNNRDKCLRLTRLGEKYYMKNKMLKETIVKNIADKIGRENMIFLKDLLKQDWI; encoded by the coding sequence ATGAATATACCAATACATAATATTGATTTAATAGATTTAATTAGTGAAAAACATATGAGTTTAAGGAAGCTTAGCGAAGATATGTGGAATGATGAAAGTAGCATCTCTATTACCAATTCCGAATGGTTTATCATTTCAATGGCATATGGAAGCCAGCCAACAATCGCAGAGGTAGCCCATAGCATTGATATAAGTAGACAGGCAACCCATAAGTGCATTAAGACTTTAAAGTCTAAGGGCATTATTGAAATACACAATGTAGAGAATAATAATAGGGATAAGTGTCTTAGACTCACAAGGCTTGGAGAAAAGTATTATATGAAGAATAAAATGCTTAAGGAAACTATAGTAAAGAATATAGCTGATAAAATTGGCAGAGAGAATATGATTTTCCTAAAGGATTTGTTAAAGCAAGATTGGATATAA
- the mnmE gene encoding tRNA uridine-5-carboxymethylaminomethyl(34) synthesis GTPase MnmE: protein MFLDDTIAAISTAPGEGGIGIVRMSGSDSLNILSKVFKLKSGKAFENFESHTVKYGYIYDPETNEQVDEAIVIYMKGPKTYTREDVVEINCHGGVVSVRNVLETVLKSGARMSEAGEFTKRAFLNGRIDLSQAEAVIDLIRSKTDESAKIALEQSQGKTSKKVKEVSAKLLDALAHIEAAVAFPEDDIEDVISDKVKVAISEVISDVNTLINNSNAGKIYREGLNTIIVGKPNVGKSSLLNTLLQEKRAIVTDIPGTTRDVIEEYVNIKGIPVKLVDTAGIRETEDVVEKIGVEKSKEYIEKSDLVILMLDNSRALEEEDKEIIEFVNGKKVIVIINKMDLKGELDLGYIKERFNDTSIVYTSVNTEEGIEEVKDKIANLVNSGSISISDVYITNVRHRDVLLKAKESLEAGYNTLNMSMPLDMASVELKDAYLKLGEITGEAYSEDILDKIFSDFCIGK from the coding sequence ATGTTTTTAGATGATACTATTGCTGCTATTTCAACTGCCCCAGGGGAGGGTGGAATAGGTATTGTAAGAATGTCAGGGAGTGATTCCCTTAATATATTAAGTAAAGTGTTTAAATTAAAGAGTGGGAAAGCTTTTGAGAATTTTGAAAGCCATACTGTAAAGTATGGATATATATATGATCCTGAAACTAATGAGCAGGTTGATGAGGCTATTGTTATATATATGAAGGGTCCAAAGACCTATACTAGAGAGGATGTTGTTGAGATTAACTGCCACGGTGGTGTAGTTTCAGTTAGAAATGTTCTTGAAACTGTATTAAAAAGCGGTGCGAGAATGTCTGAAGCTGGTGAGTTTACCAAGAGGGCCTTTCTAAACGGTAGAATAGACCTATCTCAGGCAGAGGCTGTTATTGACCTTATAAGAAGTAAAACAGATGAAAGTGCAAAGATAGCTCTTGAACAGTCACAGGGTAAAACCTCTAAGAAAGTTAAGGAAGTTTCAGCTAAGCTTTTAGATGCTTTGGCACACATTGAGGCTGCTGTTGCATTTCCAGAGGATGATATAGAGGATGTTATATCTGATAAGGTTAAAGTAGCTATAAGTGAGGTTATATCAGATGTTAACACACTTATTAATAACTCAAATGCAGGGAAAATATATAGAGAGGGCTTAAACACTATAATTGTAGGTAAGCCAAATGTAGGGAAGTCTTCCCTTCTTAACACACTTTTACAGGAGAAAAGAGCCATTGTTACAGATATTCCAGGTACCACTAGAGACGTTATCGAGGAGTATGTTAATATAAAAGGCATTCCTGTAAAGCTTGTAGACACTGCAGGTATAAGAGAAACAGAGGATGTAGTTGAGAAGATAGGAGTTGAGAAAAGCAAGGAATACATCGAAAAGTCAGACCTTGTTATTTTAATGCTTGATAACTCACGTGCTCTTGAGGAAGAGGACAAGGAGATAATAGAATTTGTTAATGGTAAGAAGGTTATAGTTATCATTAACAAAATGGACCTTAAGGGAGAACTTGATTTAGGCTACATTAAAGAAAGATTTAATGACACTTCTATAGTATATACATCTGTAAATACTGAAGAGGGTATAGAAGAGGTTAAGGATAAAATAGCAAACCTTGTTAACAGTGGTAGCATATCTATTAGTGATGTTTATATAACAAATGTTAGACATAGAGATGTATTACTTAAGGCTAAGGAAAGTCTTGAGGCAGGGTATAACACACTAAACATGAGTATGCCACTTGATATGGCATCTGTTGAACTTAAAGATGCATACCTAAAGCTTGGAGAAATAACAGGTGAAGCTTATTCAGAGGATATATTAGATAAGATATTTAGTGATTTTTGTATAGGAAAGTAA
- the mnmG gene encoding tRNA uridine-5-carboxymethylaminomethyl(34) synthesis enzyme MnmG: protein MYKGKKYDVIVVGAGHAGCEAGLASARMGLKTLILTINLDSIAYMPCNPSIGGTAKGHLVREVDALGGEMGKNIDETYIQSKMLNTSKGPAVHSLRAQADKFAYQQRMKYAIERQENLEVKQDEVMSLILDGNKVIGVKTRTVPAIYGDAVVITTGTYLRSTIIVGDVQYLSGPNGMASSNFLSENLKEMGIELRRFKTGTPARIKASTIDYSKVIPQPGDERVIPFSFLNEECNMDQVQCYLTYTNAGTHKIITDNIDKSPMYNGTIEGVGPRYCPSIEDKVMRFPDKERHQVFLEPEGRNTEEVYIQGLSSSFPEDIQEMMIRSVEGLENCEIMRSGYAIEYDCIDPVQLNLSLEIKSYENLFFGGQINGTSGYEEAAAQGLIAGVNAALKVKGMEPLILDRGDAYIGVLIDDLVTKGTNEPYRMLTSRAEYRLILRQDNADLRLTEKGREIGLVDDYRWEKYTERKQMIETEIERLKSTTIGPNEERNKILEENNSSPLKTGISLYELLKRPEITYSMVRMLDDSDVSLPLSIQEEVQIQVKYKGYIDKQIEQVESHRKLEKKKIPEYIDFDDISGLRLEAKQKLKAVKPENIGQASRISGVSPADISVLLIHLEQVRRKRPNLDTKQGE, encoded by the coding sequence ATGTACAAAGGAAAGAAGTACGACGTTATAGTTGTAGGTGCAGGTCATGCAGGATGTGAAGCAGGGCTTGCTTCAGCACGTATGGGACTTAAAACACTTATATTAACTATAAATTTAGATAGCATAGCATACATGCCTTGTAATCCATCAATTGGAGGAACAGCTAAGGGACATTTAGTTCGTGAAGTTGATGCCCTAGGTGGAGAAATGGGTAAAAATATAGATGAAACATATATACAATCTAAAATGCTTAATACATCAAAGGGACCAGCGGTTCATTCACTTAGAGCACAGGCTGATAAATTCGCATACCAACAAAGAATGAAGTATGCAATTGAAAGACAAGAAAACCTTGAGGTTAAGCAAGATGAGGTTATGTCTCTTATATTAGATGGGAATAAGGTTATAGGAGTTAAAACTAGAACTGTACCAGCTATATATGGAGATGCGGTTGTTATAACTACAGGAACATACCTAAGAAGTACGATTATAGTAGGAGATGTTCAGTACCTAAGTGGACCAAATGGTATGGCTTCATCTAACTTCCTTTCAGAGAATCTTAAGGAAATGGGAATAGAACTTAGAAGATTTAAAACAGGAACTCCAGCTAGAATTAAGGCTAGTACTATAGATTATTCAAAGGTTATTCCTCAACCAGGAGATGAAAGGGTTATTCCTTTCTCATTCCTAAATGAAGAGTGCAATATGGATCAGGTACAGTGTTATTTAACATACACTAATGCAGGTACTCACAAGATTATAACTGATAATATAGATAAATCCCCAATGTATAACGGAACAATTGAAGGGGTAGGTCCTAGATATTGTCCATCAATAGAGGATAAGGTTATGAGATTCCCAGATAAGGAAAGACATCAAGTATTCCTAGAACCAGAGGGAAGAAATACAGAGGAAGTATATATTCAAGGACTATCATCATCATTCCCAGAGGACATACAAGAAATGATGATTAGAAGTGTAGAGGGACTTGAAAATTGTGAAATAATGAGATCAGGATATGCTATAGAATATGATTGTATAGATCCAGTCCAACTTAACCTTTCACTAGAAATTAAGTCATATGAGAACCTATTCTTCGGTGGACAGATAAACGGAACATCAGGATATGAGGAAGCTGCAGCTCAAGGGCTTATAGCAGGGGTTAATGCAGCACTTAAGGTTAAGGGAATGGAACCACTTATTCTAGACAGAGGAGATGCTTATATAGGAGTTCTTATAGATGATTTAGTAACAAAGGGTACTAATGAACCTTATAGAATGCTAACATCAAGAGCAGAATATAGATTAATCCTTAGACAGGATAATGCAGACCTTAGACTTACTGAAAAGGGTAGAGAAATAGGCCTTGTAGATGATTATAGATGGGAAAAGTACACAGAAAGAAAACAAATGATAGAAACTGAAATAGAGCGTCTTAAGTCAACTACAATAGGACCAAATGAAGAGAGAAACAAAATACTTGAGGAAAATAACAGCTCACCATTAAAAACAGGAATATCACTTTATGAACTTTTAAAAAGACCTGAAATTACCTATAGTATGGTGAGAATGCTAGATGATAGCGATGTTAGCCTTCCACTAAGCATTCAAGAGGAAGTACAAATTCAAGTTAAATACAAAGGCTATATAGACAAGCAAATAGAACAAGTAGAATCACATAGAAAACTTGAAAAGAAGAAGATTCCTGAATATATAGATTTTGATGATATATCAGGGTTAAGACTTGAGGCTAAGCAAAAGCTTAAAGCAGTAAAACCTGAAAATATAGGTCAAGCTTCAAGAATTTCAGGTGTATCTCCAGCGGATATATCAGTTCTACTTATACACTTAGAACAAGTAAGAAGAAAAAGACCAAATTTAGATACTAAGCAAGGAGAATAG
- the rsmG gene encoding 16S rRNA (guanine(527)-N(7))-methyltransferase RsmG has product MIENMLKEGAAIYGVDLTDEQVKQFMTYKNLLQEWNEKINLTAITDDEGVIKKHFIDSIAILKSNVIEEGATVIDVGTGAGFPGIPLKIIRPDIKLTLLDSLNKRIKFLETVCNEAGLEGVKCVHMRAEDGGRDKTLREKYDIATARAVANMRVLSEYCMPFVKVGGHFVALKGPSGYDELNDARNAVGTLGGKCREIIETTIPGEDIKHNLIVVEKHKSTEARFPRVPKQIDKKPL; this is encoded by the coding sequence ATGATAGAAAACATGCTTAAAGAGGGAGCAGCCATATATGGAGTAGATCTTACAGATGAACAGGTTAAGCAGTTTATGACATATAAAAACCTACTTCAAGAATGGAACGAAAAGATTAATCTAACAGCTATAACAGATGATGAGGGAGTTATAAAGAAACACTTTATAGATTCAATTGCAATACTTAAGTCAAATGTTATAGAAGAGGGAGCAACGGTTATTGATGTTGGAACAGGGGCAGGATTTCCTGGTATTCCACTTAAGATAATTCGTCCAGATATTAAGCTAACACTACTAGACTCACTTAATAAAAGAATTAAGTTCCTAGAAACAGTATGTAATGAAGCTGGACTTGAGGGAGTAAAATGTGTCCACATGAGAGCAGAGGACGGTGGACGTGATAAGACCCTTCGTGAAAAGTATGATATAGCTACAGCAAGGGCTGTTGCAAATATGAGAGTACTATCAGAATATTGTATGCCATTTGTTAAGGTAGGAGGACATTTCGTTGCATTAAAGGGACCTTCAGGATATGATGAACTTAATGATGCTAGAAATGCAGTAGGGACTTTAGGTGGAAAGTGCAGAGAAATAATAGAAACAACAATACCTGGGGAAGATATAAAGCATAACTTAATAGTTGTAGAAAAGCATAAATCAACAGAGGCTAGATTCCCAAGGGTTCCAAAACAAATAGATAAAAAACCACTATAG
- the noc gene encoding nucleoid occlusion protein: MKAEREVINVPIIQVRQNTYQPRKFFSEEALMELSESIREYGVLQPITVRRMGDRFELVAGERRLRASQLAGLTEIPAIVVNLTDTESAVLALIENLQREGLSYIEEAEGYHNLIRDHEFTQEELASKIGKKQSTIANKLRLLKLSDNIKLCLLENDLTERHARALLKLPTEELQFEVIEKIVTKGLSVKKTEQLIESMLDNEDIDIDEESKYRWSINPKIITNTLKQIMDKSGIKAQYKHREKEDCLEIIVKIPKA, from the coding sequence ATGAAGGCTGAAAGAGAAGTTATAAATGTTCCAATAATACAAGTGAGACAGAATACTTATCAGCCACGTAAATTTTTTAGTGAAGAGGCATTAATGGAGCTTTCAGAGTCTATAAGAGAATATGGAGTACTTCAGCCTATTACCGTTAGAAGAATGGGAGATAGGTTCGAATTAGTTGCAGGGGAAAGAAGACTTCGTGCATCTCAGTTAGCTGGATTAACAGAGATTCCAGCAATAGTAGTAAACTTAACAGATACTGAATCAGCAGTTCTAGCACTTATAGAAAACCTTCAAAGAGAAGGCTTAAGTTATATTGAAGAGGCTGAAGGTTATCATAACCTAATAAGAGATCATGAATTTACCCAAGAGGAGCTTGCTAGCAAAATAGGTAAAAAGCAATCAACAATAGCTAATAAATTAAGATTATTAAAGCTTAGTGACAATATAAAATTATGCTTACTAGAAAATGACCTTACAGAAAGACATGCAAGAGCACTATTAAAGCTTCCTACAGAGGAACTACAATTTGAAGTAATAGAGAAGATAGTAACAAAAGGACTTAGTGTAAAGAAAACAGAGCAGTTGATAGAAAGTATGTTAGATAACGAAGATATAGATATTGATGAAGAGAGTAAGTATAGATGGTCTATAAATCCTAAAATAATAACAAACACGTTAAAGCAAATTATGGATAAGAGTGGAATAAAAGCTCAGTATAAGCATAGGGAAAAGGAAGATTGCTTAGAAATCATAGTTAAAATACCAAAGGCGTAG
- a CDS encoding DMT family transporter, with protein sequence MNNYKGILYAIMSSAAFGLSPIFGKLSYASGSNPTSILLFRFLIAGVVLLAYLIYKKIDIRITKQQFIVLLLIGGVGYTVTTETLFMSYVTLGAGLGTTLHFIYPALVCLISIFVFKERVSRVKLISLLLAGIGLYSLIAFENQKLDIIGVILALTSGVTYSVSIIALGFKTITSIDNRIATMYVSFGAFIGMLLYGVFSDTIVLKFNAGIVFSYIGIALVSTILAIIFFLKAIETIGPTSTSILATLEPIISIILGIIIFGENLSFSLVIGSAFIVISTIILAKEK encoded by the coding sequence ATGAACAACTACAAAGGAATACTCTATGCAATTATGTCCTCAGCAGCATTTGGTCTTAGCCCTATTTTCGGAAAACTATCCTATGCTAGTGGGTCTAATCCAACATCTATATTGTTATTTAGGTTTTTAATTGCAGGGGTGGTTTTATTAGCATATTTAATTTATAAGAAAATTGACATCAGGATTACTAAACAGCAGTTTATAGTTCTGCTTTTAATTGGGGGTGTAGGGTATACAGTTACTACTGAGACTTTATTTATGTCCTATGTTACATTAGGTGCAGGACTTGGGACTACACTTCACTTTATATATCCTGCTTTGGTTTGCTTAATTAGCATTTTTGTATTTAAGGAGAGGGTAAGTAGGGTTAAGTTAATTTCATTACTTCTTGCAGGAATAGGGCTTTATTCACTAATTGCCTTTGAAAATCAAAAGTTAGATATTATAGGTGTAATCTTAGCATTAACTTCAGGGGTAACTTATTCTGTGAGTATTATTGCTTTAGGATTTAAAACAATAACTTCCATAGACAATAGAATAGCAACTATGTATGTTAGTTTTGGTGCTTTCATAGGTATGCTTTTGTATGGAGTTTTTAGTGACACTATAGTATTAAAGTTTAATGCGGGGATAGTTTTTTCATATATAGGAATAGCACTTGTTTCAACAATACTTGCAATTATATTCTTTTTAAAGGCAATTGAAACCATAGGACCGACTTCAACCTCAATACTTGCAACACTAGAGCCTATCATAAGTATAATACTTGGAATAATTATATTTGGAGAGAATCTAAGCTTTTCATTAGTAATTGGATCTGCTTTTATAGTTATATCTACCATCATACTTGCAAAGGAAAAATAG
- a CDS encoding methyl-accepting chemotaxis protein: MKGNKGIGVRLYALIGFVIVFIITISSFTWYKFKNFDEKSKIRLESTIKYINLVDHSRQAQVHFKIQVQEWKNILLRGNDPKSFDKYYSQFTEEYENVQSRISNIKINMSKSGMDTSLVDTLLSDHKYLYDKYTKAIQGYDKKNPQSYKIVDTMVKGMDRSPTQNMDKLVSYIDDKAKSETEKMVKEANEDTSEFNKSLVVMTTGGIILIIFFAILITLTYRGITKFIDQFNLLMEKAEDGDLTIKGEIYKKDELGQITERFNRFIDRVRDLISEAKKTSEVVAASSSEIMEATDRVSAASEEVATTISNIANGASRQVELAEESSSSVKGVVEGLNHISENTIYIDELASSAMEIVNNGTISIKDQSEKMSTTKNASEDVTNVISELSKKSKEIGTVVEFINGITEQINLLSLNASIEAARAGEAGRGFTVVANEVKKLAELSKESTLKISNLIEEVQIDIEKAVNGVSDTKTSIDEQEASLKIIDDSFNLIRESVFDVASKIKEVANETKIINENAISAEKFLENIVGIIEQSALGTEEVASTTEEQTASIQEVASSMSNLVELSNNLEVSISKFKV; this comes from the coding sequence ATGAAGGGGAATAAGGGTATAGGTGTAAGGTTATATGCACTAATAGGGTTTGTTATTGTATTTATAATTACTATTAGTAGTTTTACATGGTATAAATTTAAAAACTTTGATGAGAAGAGCAAGATAAGGCTAGAGTCAACTATTAAGTATATTAATCTAGTAGACCATTCTAGACAAGCTCAAGTACATTTTAAGATACAGGTACAGGAATGGAAAAATATATTATTACGTGGTAATGATCCAAAGTCATTTGATAAGTACTATTCACAATTTACTGAGGAATATGAGAATGTTCAGTCTCGTATATCCAATATAAAGATTAACATGTCTAAGAGCGGAATGGATACTTCATTAGTAGATACATTGTTAAGTGACCATAAATACTTATATGATAAGTACACTAAGGCAATACAAGGCTACGATAAGAAAAACCCTCAAAGTTATAAAATAGTAGATACTATGGTAAAGGGTATGGATAGAAGTCCAACACAGAACATGGATAAGCTAGTAAGTTATATAGATGATAAGGCAAAGTCAGAAACTGAAAAGATGGTAAAAGAAGCAAATGAAGATACAAGTGAATTTAATAAGAGTTTAGTGGTTATGACTACTGGTGGTATCATACTGATTATATTCTTTGCTATACTTATAACTTTAACATATAGAGGAATAACTAAGTTTATAGATCAATTTAATCTATTAATGGAAAAGGCTGAGGATGGAGACCTTACTATTAAGGGAGAAATATATAAGAAGGATGAACTTGGTCAAATAACTGAAAGATTTAATAGGTTTATTGATAGGGTTAGAGACTTGATTTCAGAGGCTAAGAAAACAAGTGAAGTTGTAGCTGCATCATCAAGTGAGATTATGGAAGCAACTGATAGGGTAAGTGCTGCATCTGAAGAAGTTGCAACAACAATTAGTAATATAGCTAATGGAGCATCAAGACAGGTAGAACTTGCAGAGGAAAGTAGTAGTTCTGTTAAAGGTGTTGTAGAAGGATTAAATCATATAAGTGAAAATACTATATATATAGATGAACTTGCAAGTAGTGCTATGGAAATAGTTAATAATGGGACCATAAGTATAAAGGATCAAAGTGAAAAAATGTCTACTACAAAGAATGCATCTGAGGATGTTACTAATGTAATTTCTGAGCTTTCTAAGAAGTCTAAGGAAATAGGAACAGTAGTAGAGTTTATTAATGGAATAACAGAACAAATAAATCTATTATCACTAAATGCTTCAATAGAAGCCGCAAGAGCTGGTGAGGCTGGTCGTGGGTTTACTGTTGTTGCTAATGAGGTTAAAAAACTTGCAGAGCTTTCAAAGGAATCAACATTAAAAATAAGCAACCTTATAGAAGAGGTGCAAATTGATATTGAAAAGGCAGTAAATGGTGTAAGTGACACAAAAACTTCAATAGATGAACAAGAAGCTTCACTAAAGATAATCGATGACTCATTTAATCTAATCCGTGAATCTGTTTTTGATGTTGCAAGTAAAATAAAAGAAGTGGCAAATGAAACTAAGATAATAAATGAAAATGCAATATCAGCAGAAAAATTTCTAGAAAATATAGTAGGTATAATAGAACAAAGCGCATTAGGTACAGAGGAAGTAGCATCTACTACTGAAGAACAAACAGCTTCAATTCAAGAGGTGGCATCTTCAATGAGTAACCTTGTAGAGTTATCAAATAACTTAGAAGTATCGATTTCTAAATTTAAAGTATAG
- a CDS encoding TMEM165/GDT1 family protein translates to MLKIMLSTFLLVFVAELGDKTQLTTMMLSAQSGSKMAVFIGSSVALICASVMGVLLGGVLNKYVPASLVQTASAIAFIIIGVLLLFNKV, encoded by the coding sequence ATGTTAAAAATTATGTTATCCACCTTTCTGTTGGTCTTTGTAGCAGAATTAGGTGATAAAACTCAACTTACTACAATGATGTTATCTGCTCAATCAGGATCTAAAATGGCAGTTTTTATAGGTTCCTCTGTTGCACTTATATGCGCTTCTGTTATGGGGGTTCTCCTAGGAGGAGTCCTTAACAAATATGTTCCTGCAAGCCTAGTTCAAACTGCTTCAGCTATAGCCTTTATCATAATTGGAGTTTTACTCCTTTTTAATAAAGTATAA
- a CDS encoding ParA family protein, whose product MGKVICIFNQKGGVGKTTTTINLSAYLASMGKRILVADIDPQGNTTSGLSIDKDQLEYSMYHVIMGISPKLAIKGTAIENLDVIPGTVELAGAEIELTAKISRETKVKDALDQVKEEYDYIFIDCPPSLGLLTINSLTASDSVMIPIQCEFYALEGVGQLMNTIKLVKKSLNQNLQIQGVVMSMFDGRTNLSIEVVEEVKKYFKGKVYTTIIPRNVRLAEAPSHGVPIMLYDKVSRGARAYEELAAEFLECDEEDN is encoded by the coding sequence ATGGGGAAGGTTATATGTATCTTTAATCAAAAAGGGGGAGTTGGTAAAACAACAACAACAATTAATTTAAGTGCCTATCTTGCAAGTATGGGAAAGAGGATACTCGTTGCAGATATAGATCCTCAAGGTAACACTACAAGTGGTTTATCTATAGATAAGGACCAACTTGAATACTCAATGTATCATGTTATAATGGGTATATCTCCAAAACTTGCCATAAAGGGTACTGCTATCGAAAATCTTGATGTGATTCCTGGAACTGTAGAACTTGCTGGTGCAGAAATAGAATTAACAGCTAAAATTAGCAGAGAAACAAAGGTAAAGGATGCCTTAGATCAGGTAAAGGAAGAGTATGATTACATATTTATAGATTGTCCACCTTCCCTTGGGCTGTTAACAATAAACTCATTAACAGCATCTGATAGTGTTATGATACCTATTCAGTGTGAGTTTTATGCTTTAGAGGGAGTTGGACAGTTAATGAATACTATTAAGCTTGTTAAGAAAAGCTTAAATCAAAATCTTCAGATTCAAGGTGTTGTTATGAGTATGTTTGACGGAAGGACTAACCTTTCTATAGAAGTTGTAGAGGAAGTTAAAAAATACTTTAAGGGGAAGGTATACACAACAATTATTCCGAGAAATGTTAGATTAGCTGAGGCTCCGAGTCACGGAGTACCTATTATGTTATATGACAAGGTATCTAGAGGGGCTAGGGCATATGAAGAACTTGCAGCTGAATTTTTAGAGTGTGATGAGGAGGATAACTAA